In Oceanotoga teriensis, a genomic segment contains:
- a CDS encoding cytochrome C biogenesis protein, with protein MNFNFFKLEIFIPEGFLDIILKSLNETGAAKAGNYDSCISYSKVIGMWRPLEGTNPYIGKINELSIQEEIKIECICKKEFLEKTVENIKKVHPYEEPVINIIPLIMNI; from the coding sequence ATGAATTTTAATTTTTTTAAACTCGAAATATTTATTCCAGAAGGTTTTTTAGATATTATATTAAAAAGTTTAAATGAAACAGGGGCAGCAAAAGCAGGAAATTATGACAGTTGTATATCTTATTCAAAAGTCATAGGCATGTGGCGTCCTTTAGAAGGAACAAATCCTTATATTGGTAAAATAAATGAATTATCTATTCAAGAAGAAATAAAAATAGAATGTATATGCAAAAAAGAATTTTTAGAAAAAACTGTTGAAAATATTAAAAAAGTACATCCTTATGAAGAACCTGTAATAAATATAATCCCTTTGATTATGAATATTTAA
- a CDS encoding cation diffusion facilitator family transporter — protein MKDFISSEERGELAKKGSYVGIIGNLMLALLKFSIGILSGSLAIIADGIDTSTDIITSFLTLIAAKISNKPADFSHPYGHERAETITTKILSIIVLFAGYQVLVSAIKNLLSGNKTIENPLWVLLVAAISVIIKYLLYNYKLKIGKKINSSSFIADALNMRNDIFTSLAVFIGILIFYFTGIPWIDSVIAIFVSIIIFKVGIEMFIETSDELMDGSKELGDIYKMIINICDEYSEIQNPHKIRVRKSGFVYFLEFHIEVNPNMIIKEANKLTFKLEKEIKEYNPYIKDIIIHVEPFGNIENEEFGLDKDSINKLFNEK, from the coding sequence ATGAAAGACTTTATAAGTTCTGAAGAAAGAGGTGAATTAGCTAAAAAAGGTTCTTATGTCGGAATAATTGGAAATTTAATGTTAGCTTTACTCAAATTCTCTATAGGTATATTAAGTGGAAGTTTAGCTATAATTGCTGATGGCATAGATACATCAACAGATATAATTACTTCTTTTTTAACTTTAATTGCTGCAAAAATATCAAATAAACCAGCAGACTTTTCTCATCCTTATGGTCATGAAAGAGCAGAAACAATTACTACAAAAATTTTATCTATAATAGTATTATTTGCTGGATATCAAGTTCTTGTATCAGCTATAAAAAATCTATTAAGCGGAAACAAAACTATAGAAAACCCTTTATGGGTTTTGTTAGTTGCAGCTATTTCTGTTATAATTAAGTATTTGTTATATAATTATAAATTAAAAATAGGGAAAAAAATAAATTCATCTTCATTTATTGCAGATGCCTTGAACATGAGAAATGATATATTTACATCATTAGCTGTATTTATAGGAATATTGATTTTTTACTTCACTGGAATACCTTGGATAGATTCTGTAATTGCAATTTTTGTTTCTATTATAATTTTTAAAGTTGGAATTGAAATGTTTATAGAAACTTCTGATGAATTAATGGATGGTTCTAAAGAACTTGGTGATATTTATAAAATGATAATAAATATATGTGATGAATATTCTGAAATACAAAATCCTCATAAAATAAGAGTTAGAAAATCAGGTTTTGTTTATTTTTTAGAGTTTCATATAGAAGTAAATCCTAATATGATAATTAAAGAAGCTAATAAACTTACTTTTAAACTCGAAAAAGAAATTAAAGAATATAATCCTTATATAAAAGATATAATAATACATGTAGAACCCTTTGGAAATATTGAAAATGAAGAGTTTGGTCTTGATAAAGATTCTATAAATAAACTATTTAATGAAAAATAA
- the obgE gene encoding GTPase ObgE — translation MTGDFLDEVSIKVIAGKGGDGIVSFRREKYVPKGGPDGGDGGDGASVIIKSTLTKNTLVDFKHKRKFIAEDGENGKAKKQYGKNGNNLIIEVPVGTIIYDKNSEDMIADLKYPNQIVVVARGGKGGRGNVKFMNSSLQAPRISEKGIKGEEIELKLVLKLIADIGIVGFPNVGKSTLISRISKAKPKIANYHFTTLKPNLGVVKVDIGKSFVVADIPGLIEGAHNGTGLGDRFLRHIERCYAIIHIIDIAKFEGRDPVDDYYKIRNELKKYSETLANKKEIIFGNKCDLIDQETLNKNISEFEKTTGKKIHPISAYTKTNLDKAIGEMWTMIEPQRMEYTRKIEKMLKKNSDRIKLKIDPVRLDNIDYIKFEIIRWSEDVYEITGTGVEKLLSKYDIEQKDARVKILNTLESSGLSKFLAIEGLKEGDTVYVGNFAFEYIP, via the coding sequence ATGACAGGCGATTTTTTAGATGAAGTTAGCATAAAAGTTATTGCAGGTAAAGGTGGAGATGGAATAGTAAGTTTCAGGAGAGAAAAGTATGTACCAAAAGGTGGTCCTGATGGTGGTGATGGTGGTGATGGTGCAAGTGTAATAATAAAATCAACATTAACTAAAAATACTCTTGTAGATTTTAAACATAAAAGAAAATTTATTGCCGAAGATGGAGAAAATGGAAAAGCAAAAAAGCAATATGGAAAAAATGGAAATAATTTAATCATAGAAGTTCCCGTAGGAACTATAATATATGATAAAAATTCTGAAGATATGATAGCTGATTTAAAATATCCTAATCAAATTGTGGTTGTTGCAAGGGGCGGTAAAGGTGGTAGAGGAAATGTAAAATTCATGAATTCATCACTTCAAGCCCCAAGAATCTCTGAAAAAGGTATAAAAGGAGAAGAAATAGAATTAAAACTCGTATTAAAATTAATTGCCGATATAGGAATTGTTGGATTTCCTAATGTTGGAAAATCTACTTTAATATCAAGAATTTCAAAAGCTAAACCTAAAATTGCCAATTATCATTTTACAACTTTAAAACCTAATCTTGGAGTTGTGAAAGTTGATATTGGAAAATCATTTGTTGTTGCAGATATTCCTGGATTAATAGAAGGTGCTCATAATGGTACTGGTCTTGGAGATAGATTTTTGAGACATATTGAGAGATGTTATGCAATAATTCATATAATAGATATTGCAAAGTTTGAAGGCAGAGATCCAGTTGATGATTATTATAAAATAAGGAATGAATTAAAAAAATATTCGGAAACTCTCGCAAATAAAAAAGAAATAATCTTTGGAAATAAATGTGATTTAATAGATCAAGAAACTTTAAATAAAAACATATCTGAATTCGAAAAGACTACAGGTAAAAAAATACATCCAATTTCTGCTTATACAAAAACCAATCTTGATAAAGCAATTGGAGAAATGTGGACAATGATAGAACCTCAAAGAATGGAATATACAAGAAAAATTGAAAAAATGCTTAAAAAAAATTCTGATAGAATTAAATTAAAAATAGATCCAGTAAGACTTGATAATATAGATTATATTAAATTTGAAATTATAAGATGGAGTGAAGATGTTTATGAAATAACAGGAACTGGCGTAGAAAAGCTTTTATCTAAATATGATATAGAGCAAAAAGATGCAAGAGTTAAAATTTTAAATACATTAGAAAGTTCTGGTTTAAGTAAATTCTTAGCTATTGAAGGTTTAAAAGAAGGGGATACCGTCTATGTTGGAAATTTTGCATTTGAATATATACCTTAA
- the nadD gene encoding nicotinate (nicotinamide) nucleotide adenylyltransferase, translated as MIIIFGGSFNPPHIAHKIIAEFAYDKFKPDKFLILPASIPPHKESNSIASFQKRFDMCKKTFKSKYFEVSDLENKLKKPSYTVRTLDYLKDFDTNLNLLIGEDSYMNFDKWFEYEKILSFSKLIVYPRFFDRRGFKHKNFEHIELSSPIIDISSSMIRKRIKEKKSIKGLISDDIYNITINTYKIK; from the coding sequence ATGATTATCATATTTGGAGGATCTTTTAATCCTCCTCATATTGCTCATAAAATAATCGCTGAATTTGCATATGATAAATTCAAACCAGATAAATTTTTAATACTTCCGGCAAGTATACCTCCACATAAAGAATCTAATTCAATCGCTTCATTTCAAAAAAGATTTGATATGTGCAAAAAGACTTTTAAATCTAAATATTTTGAAGTTTCAGATTTAGAAAATAAATTAAAAAAACCTTCTTATACTGTAAGAACTTTAGATTATTTAAAAGATTTCGATACTAATTTAAACCTTTTAATCGGAGAAGATTCTTATATGAATTTTGATAAATGGTTTGAATATGAAAAAATATTATCTTTTTCAAAATTAATAGTTTATCCAAGATTCTTTGACAGAAGAGGTTTTAAACATAAGAATTTCGAACATATCGAACTTTCTTCTCCAATAATTGATATATCTTCAAGCATGATAAGAAAAAGAATAAAAGAAAAAAAATCTATTAAAGGCCTAATTTCTGATGATATTTATAATATTACAATTAATACATATAAAATTAAATAA
- a CDS encoding tocopherol cyclase family protein, which translates to MDDFRYHKIEKNSFEGWYYKLSFNDEIISIIPGISKNEEDPHAFIQYIDKEKNEYIRFDIKDFEYDEKRERIVIKENSFSKDRLILNLDDINIFLNISKQIPWGKNLFTKSAMGPFSFFKMQCNHGIINMGSNFTGTKNMEMINGKIYIEKDWGESFPSSWIWVQSNFKYDKNRSLTFSYANVPFLKKAFKGLLAAVYYEDKLIKFTTYNFSKIKSIKYDKNNLKIEIYNKKYKLMLDIKIGSFKLLKSPKNGKMSQEIKESIDSELNAYLYDKDNNLIFEDSGKTALEIYNYEELI; encoded by the coding sequence ATGGATGACTTTAGATATCATAAGATAGAAAAAAATTCTTTTGAGGGTTGGTATTATAAACTTTCTTTTAATGATGAAATTATTTCTATAATACCTGGTATATCAAAAAATGAAGAAGACCCTCATGCTTTTATTCAATACATAGATAAAGAAAAAAATGAATATATAAGATTTGATATTAAAGATTTTGAATATGATGAAAAAAGAGAAAGAATAGTTATAAAAGAAAATTCATTTTCAAAAGATAGATTAATATTAAATCTTGATGATATTAATATATTTTTGAATATATCAAAACAAATACCTTGGGGTAAAAATTTATTTACTAAATCTGCTATGGGACCATTTTCTTTTTTTAAAATGCAATGTAATCATGGAATAATAAACATGGGATCTAATTTTACAGGTACTAAAAATATGGAAATGATAAATGGTAAAATTTATATAGAAAAAGATTGGGGGGAATCATTTCCAAGTTCATGGATTTGGGTTCAATCTAATTTCAAATATGACAAAAATAGGTCGTTAACATTTTCTTATGCAAATGTTCCATTTTTAAAAAAAGCCTTTAAAGGACTTCTTGCCGCAGTATATTATGAAGATAAATTGATTAAATTTACTACTTATAACTTTTCTAAGATTAAATCTATAAAATATGATAAAAATAATTTAAAAATAGAAATATATAATAAAAAATATAAATTAATGTTAGATATAAAAATTGGAAGTTTTAAATTGTTAAAATCACCTAAAAATGGAAAAATGAGTCAAGAAATAAAAGAAAGCATAGATTCTGAACTGAATGCATATTTATACGATAAAGATAATAATTTGATTTTTGAAGATTCTGGAAAGACAGCATTAGAAATATATAATTATGAAGAATTAATATAA
- a CDS encoding lysylphosphatidylglycerol synthase transmembrane domain-containing protein: protein MRVKKYLKGFLFSLIITLSIVTILMGLTGLEENIEKLRTFQIKYAFISMFLIFLKWIIETIIMKVSLFDNKKDINYIKTFKITILGNFFNYLTPFFTGGQPLQVYYLSKEGISPSVSTASILYKSMIFQIIMALFGVSGAIYAFNFLDLKSFSLVFIGTIFNGFVVFLILLFSLNEELSKKVAQKVTFFLKKIKIIKNPEKIMDKIFMNIEEFIKFFKENSKKIIQFLIVLFLSSLQLMAYVLTIVFILKGFGVNIDLDLIFKGIILDIGAAIVPTPGTAGGAEGFYYLIFSNDTDIYTINSAVLIWRLTTYYFVLFIGALTFVFTHSKKIGGD, encoded by the coding sequence TTGAGAGTAAAGAAATATTTAAAAGGATTTTTATTTTCTTTAATAATAACATTGAGTATAGTTACAATTCTTATGGGGTTAACTGGCTTGGAAGAAAATATAGAAAAATTAAGGACATTTCAAATAAAATATGCTTTTATTTCTATGTTTTTAATTTTTTTAAAATGGATCATTGAAACTATTATAATGAAAGTATCTTTATTTGATAATAAAAAAGATATAAATTATATAAAAACTTTTAAAATTACTATTTTAGGAAATTTTTTCAATTATTTAACACCATTTTTTACCGGTGGTCAACCTTTGCAGGTATATTATTTATCAAAAGAAGGAATAAGTCCGAGTGTTTCTACTGCTAGCATACTCTATAAATCTATGATTTTTCAAATAATAATGGCCTTATTTGGAGTGTCTGGAGCTATATACGCTTTTAACTTTTTAGATCTCAAGTCATTTTCTTTAGTCTTCATAGGTACTATATTTAATGGCTTTGTAGTATTTTTAATTCTTTTATTTTCATTAAATGAAGAACTATCAAAAAAAGTTGCTCAAAAAGTAACATTTTTTTTAAAAAAAATAAAAATTATAAAAAATCCCGAAAAAATAATGGATAAAATATTTATGAATATTGAAGAATTTATAAAATTTTTTAAAGAAAATTCAAAAAAAATTATACAATTTTTGATAGTCCTTTTTTTAAGTTCTTTACAACTCATGGCTTATGTTTTAACGATTGTTTTTATTTTAAAGGGATTTGGAGTGAATATAGATTTAGATTTGATTTTTAAAGGAATTATATTAGATATTGGAGCAGCAATAGTTCCAACACCGGGAACTGCTGGAGGTGCTGAAGGTTTTTACTATCTTATATTTTCTAATGATACAGATATATATACTATAAATTCAGCTGTGCTTATTTGGAGATTAACTACATACTACTTTGTATTATTCATAGGAGCATTAACTTTTGTATTTACACATTCTAAAAAAATAGGTGGGGATTAA
- a CDS encoding chemotaxis protein CheW: MGTDLKIVTFNLGKEKFGLDIMKIDAVAEYEEVTEIPDVADYLEGVIDFRKKEVLPLVNLRKKFKIQDFSDKTKCKVIVIKMESRKIGMMVDDVKEVKSINSELIEEKPEVGGMHRVNFISGIARLEDEMLIILDVDKLLTTEEKLSLEQVVNNV, encoded by the coding sequence ATGGGAACTGATTTAAAAATAGTAACATTTAATCTTGGAAAAGAAAAGTTTGGTCTTGATATTATGAAGATCGATGCAGTAGCAGAATATGAAGAAGTTACAGAAATTCCAGATGTGGCAGATTATTTGGAAGGTGTTATAGACTTTAGAAAGAAAGAAGTTTTACCTTTAGTAAATTTAAGAAAAAAGTTCAAAATTCAGGATTTTTCTGACAAAACAAAGTGCAAAGTTATAGTAATAAAAATGGAGAGTAGAAAAATTGGGATGATGGTTGATGATGTTAAAGAAGTTAAAAGTATTAATTCTGAGTTAATAGAAGAAAAACCAGAAGTTGGTGGAATGCATAGAGTAAATTTTATATCTGGTATAGCAAGATTAGAAGATGAAATGCTTATAATATTAGATGTAGATAAACTTTTAACTACCGAAGAAAAACTATCTTTAGAACAAGTTGTTAATAATGTCTAA
- the rsmI gene encoding 16S rRNA (cytidine(1402)-2'-O)-methyltransferase, translating to MPELIIVGTPIGNLEDISYRALRILKEVDNIICEDKRVTLKIINHFDLGNKNLFTYNQASAERKLESAFNFILNNEKTIIVTDAGMPIVSDPGNLLVKRCYENNVKVDIIPGPSAPISALAASGLPGSKFVFLGFLPRDKNRRRLFRTLVEEEKILIFFESPNRILKTLIDINEILGNREIFIAREMTKIHQEFLKGNTCDIIEKLKKVDNIRGEFTVVISGK from the coding sequence ATGCCTGAATTAATAATTGTAGGTACACCCATTGGAAATCTTGAAGACATTAGTTATAGAGCTTTAAGGATATTGAAAGAAGTTGATAATATAATATGTGAAGATAAAAGAGTTACTTTAAAAATAATAAATCATTTTGATTTAGGAAATAAAAATCTTTTTACATATAATCAAGCAAGTGCAGAAAGAAAACTTGAATCAGCTTTCAATTTTATATTAAACAATGAAAAAACAATTATAGTTACAGATGCTGGAATGCCTATAGTATCAGATCCTGGAAATTTACTAGTAAAAAGATGTTATGAAAATAATGTAAAAGTTGATATAATTCCAGGCCCTTCTGCCCCAATATCAGCTCTGGCAGCAAGTGGATTACCAGGGTCAAAATTTGTCTTTTTAGGCTTTTTACCAAGAGATAAAAATAGAAGAAGACTTTTTAGAACTCTTGTTGAAGAAGAAAAAATATTAATATTTTTTGAATCTCCAAATAGAATTTTAAAAACTTTAATAGATATAAATGAAATACTTGGTAATAGAGAAATATTTATAGCAAGGGAAATGACAAAAATCCATCAGGAATTTTTAAAAGGAAATACTTGTGATATTATAGAAAAACTAAAAAAAGTTGATAATATAAGAGGTGAATTTACAGTTGTTATTTCAGGAAAATAA
- the xseA gene encoding exodeoxyribonuclease VII large subunit — protein MLFQENKDMQFENIQQLINYINNIIKNTSILDLNIEVISDITTSKVSKRGDLYIELSQKVGYSNYSITVFFPEKFVPYILKNLNLKHYSELSGKKWVIKGKLNFWKMSSKFVLHGSSIESAGESEIEKNKLKILKKLEMKSLINKNTNDLKTLDPIKKIAIISSPTAAGYGDFIKNINHAELIPITHLYPSAMQGAGTVPGIIGSFYKILETKIKYDIVVIIRGGGSKSDLMYFDDEELAYYIAKFNLKIPVLTGIGHEQDKSIPDYVSWKSYSTPTEVSRDIVNQINENIKRLKTASLNSKIYFNSSFKDQKNYLNIQNINFFSTRINQKLDQINEYIKKFYKYQYNVIDNKIMINKSYFIKNKNIFIKNYLNSILIEINKTLNNKIIDIKNGSFLSINQKKDFLNTIYLNITKNSPFSVFLSDGALIKKENQIINSTKKLKENDSIKIIFKDGNVSANIYKINNWEEKNG, from the coding sequence TTGTTATTTCAGGAAAATAAAGATATGCAATTCGAAAATATTCAACAATTAATAAACTATATAAATAATATAATAAAAAATACTTCTATATTAGATTTAAATATAGAAGTTATTTCTGATATAACAACTTCTAAAGTAAGTAAAAGAGGTGATCTTTACATAGAATTATCTCAAAAAGTAGGTTATTCAAATTATTCTATAACAGTATTTTTTCCAGAAAAATTTGTACCTTATATTTTAAAAAATTTGAACTTAAAACATTATTCAGAGTTATCTGGGAAAAAATGGGTTATAAAAGGAAAATTAAATTTTTGGAAAATGAGCTCAAAATTTGTTTTACATGGTAGTTCAATTGAATCAGCTGGTGAATCAGAAATAGAAAAAAATAAATTAAAAATATTAAAAAAATTAGAAATGAAATCATTAATAAATAAAAATACAAATGATTTAAAAACATTAGATCCTATTAAAAAAATCGCAATAATTTCAAGTCCAACAGCTGCTGGATATGGAGATTTTATAAAAAACATAAATCATGCTGAATTGATTCCAATAACTCATTTATATCCTTCCGCAATGCAAGGTGCTGGAACAGTTCCAGGAATAATAGGTTCATTCTATAAAATTTTAGAAACAAAAATTAAATATGATATTGTAGTTATAATAAGAGGTGGAGGTTCTAAAAGTGATTTAATGTATTTTGATGATGAAGAACTCGCATATTATATAGCCAAATTTAATCTAAAAATACCTGTCTTAACTGGAATAGGTCATGAACAAGATAAATCGATACCAGATTATGTTTCATGGAAAAGTTATTCAACTCCTACAGAAGTTTCAAGAGATATTGTAAATCAAATAAATGAAAATATAAAAAGATTAAAAACAGCTTCTTTAAATTCAAAAATTTATTTCAATTCTTCTTTTAAAGATCAAAAAAATTATTTAAATATACAAAATATAAATTTTTTTAGTACAAGAATAAATCAAAAGTTAGATCAAATAAATGAATATATAAAAAAATTTTATAAATATCAATATAATGTAATAGATAATAAAATAATGATTAATAAATCTTATTTTATTAAAAATAAAAATATATTTATAAAAAATTATTTAAATTCTATTTTAATAGAAATAAATAAAACTTTGAATAATAAAATAATTGACATAAAAAATGGAAGTTTTTTATCAATTAACCAAAAAAAAGATTTTTTAAATACTATTTATTTAAATATTACTAAAAATAGTCCTTTTAGTGTTTTTTTAAGCGATGGTGCTCTTATAAAAAAAGAAAATCAAATAATAAATTCAACAAAAAAATTAAAGGAAAATGATTCAATTAAAATAATTTTTAAAGATGGTAATGTTTCTGCAAATATATATAAAATAAATAATTGGGAGGAAAAAAATGGATGA
- a CDS encoding NADH-quinone oxidoreductase subunit NuoE family protein: MSEVERRSYLIRALHKAQSIIGYLPIEAQMLISKKLKVHASQVYGVVTFYNFFSMKPKGKFPINVCLGTACYVRGSGDIFAEFKKLLGIEEGETTPNGLFSLHAVRCVGACGLAPVVMIGEKVHGRLKKDDLPKLIEDYKAIAKEQGLI, encoded by the coding sequence ATGTCTGAAGTAGAAAGACGTAGTTATTTAATTCGTGCTCTTCATAAGGCACAAAGTATTATCGGTTACTTACCTATTGAGGCACAGATGTTGATCTCTAAAAAATTAAAGGTCCACGCTTCTCAAGTTTATGGAGTTGTAACCTTTTATAATTTTTTCAGTATGAAACCTAAAGGAAAATTCCCGATAAATGTTTGTCTTGGAACTGCATGCTATGTTAGAGGTTCTGGTGATATTTTTGCAGAATTCAAAAAACTCTTGGGTATCGAAGAAGGAGAAACTACACCAAATGGTTTATTTTCACTTCATGCTGTAAGATGTGTAGGAGCTTGTGGCTTAGCACCTGTCGTAATGATAGGAGAAAAAGTTCATGGTAGACTTAAAAAAGATGACCTACCAAAGCTCATAGAAGATTATAAAGCAATAGCTAAAGAGCAAGGATTAATCTAA
- a CDS encoding (2Fe-2S) ferredoxin domain-containing protein, which translates to MSKIKSLQDLMNLKETATKNMKIRNAADEKEKIILKVAMGTCGISAGAKETFNALVEAIDKKNLEHVVVVQTGCMGYCHAEPTVEVVEPNKESILYGHIDAEKAETLIEKHIINGELLQDSIIGETHQSAE; encoded by the coding sequence ATGTCAAAAATAAAGAGTTTACAAGATTTGATGAATTTAAAAGAAACAGCAACAAAAAACATGAAAATAAGAAATGCCGCTGATGAAAAAGAAAAAATTATTTTAAAAGTTGCTATGGGTACTTGCGGTATATCTGCTGGTGCTAAAGAAACTTTTAATGCTCTTGTTGAAGCTATAGATAAAAAGAATCTTGAACATGTGGTTGTAGTTCAAACAGGATGTATGGGATACTGCCATGCCGAACCTACAGTTGAAGTAGTTGAACCAAATAAAGAAAGTATTCTTTATGGTCATATTGATGCTGAAAAAGCTGAAACTTTAATAGAAAAACATATAATAAATGGAGAATTATTACAAGACTCGATAATAGGCGAAACACATCAGAGTGCTGAATAA
- a CDS encoding NADH-ubiquinone oxidoreductase-F iron-sulfur binding region domain-containing protein gives MAKYNQYVLICGGTGCTSSGSNDILDHFNRVLKEKNLQDEVQVVRTGCFGFCEQGPIVKFLPDNTFYVKVEDKDVETLVEEHIIKGRKVQKLLYEEPKAKEKIEESQKMPFYKKQYRVALRNAGTIDPENINEYIAHNGYLALGKAITEMSRDEVIENLLESGLRGRGGGGFPTGLKWQFAKKANSDQKYVVCNADEGDPGAFMDRSVLEGDPHTVIEGMAIAGYAIGANQGIVYIRAEYPLAVNRLKTALNQAREMGFLGENIFGSDFSFDIDIRLGAGAFVCGEETALIHSIEGYRGEPTTKPPFPANSGLWEKPTLINNVETLANISIITLKGADWFRSFGTEKSPGTKVFALAGAINNVGLVEVPMGTTLREIVFEIGGGIRENKRYKAVQTGGPSGGCIPAEYLDTPIDFDNLSALGSMMGSGGMIVMDETTCMVDVSKFYLEFTVEESCGKCTPCRIGNVRLLEILDRLTSGRGSEKDLQLLQELGNIIKDSSLCGLGQTAPNPILSTYHYFKDEYEAHVYDKSCPAGACKSLVKYTIDPEKCVGCTACARVCPVEAINGQIKKPHEIDQEKCIKCGACYATCRFGAISKI, from the coding sequence ATGGCAAAATACAATCAATACGTTCTAATCTGTGGTGGAACAGGTTGTACTTCCTCAGGTAGTAACGATATTTTAGACCATTTCAATAGAGTTCTTAAAGAAAAAAACTTACAGGATGAAGTTCAAGTTGTAAGAACTGGTTGTTTTGGTTTCTGTGAGCAAGGACCTATAGTTAAATTTTTACCTGACAACACTTTTTATGTAAAAGTTGAGGATAAAGATGTTGAAACATTAGTAGAAGAACATATAATAAAAGGTAGAAAAGTACAAAAATTATTATATGAGGAACCTAAAGCAAAAGAAAAAATAGAAGAATCTCAAAAAATGCCTTTTTATAAAAAGCAGTATAGGGTGGCATTGAGAAATGCGGGTACTATAGATCCAGAAAATATAAATGAATATATTGCTCATAATGGTTATCTTGCTCTCGGTAAAGCTATTACTGAGATGTCAAGAGATGAAGTAATTGAAAATCTTCTTGAATCAGGCTTGAGAGGTAGAGGAGGCGGTGGTTTCCCTACAGGATTAAAATGGCAATTTGCTAAAAAAGCTAACAGTGATCAAAAATATGTAGTATGTAACGCTGATGAAGGTGACCCTGGTGCATTCATGGATAGATCTGTACTTGAAGGAGATCCTCATACAGTAATTGAAGGTATGGCTATTGCAGGCTATGCAATTGGTGCGAATCAAGGAATAGTTTATATAAGAGCAGAATATCCTCTTGCTGTTAATAGATTAAAAACAGCTCTAAATCAAGCGAGAGAAATGGGTTTCTTAGGAGAAAATATTTTCGGCTCAGATTTTTCATTTGATATCGATATAAGATTAGGAGCTGGAGCTTTTGTTTGTGGTGAAGAAACTGCTTTGATCCATTCTATAGAAGGTTATAGAGGAGAACCAACTACAAAACCACCTTTCCCAGCAAACAGTGGATTATGGGAAAAACCAACTTTAATAAATAATGTAGAAACTCTTGCAAATATATCTATCATAACTTTAAAAGGTGCCGACTGGTTCAGAAGTTTTGGTACAGAAAAATCTCCTGGAACTAAAGTCTTTGCACTTGCTGGTGCTATCAATAATGTAGGACTTGTTGAAGTTCCTATGGGAACTACTTTAAGAGAAATAGTATTCGAAATTGGCGGAGGCATAAGAGAAAACAAAAGATATAAAGCTGTTCAAACAGGTGGTCCATCTGGTGGATGTATTCCAGCTGAATATCTTGATACTCCTATTGATTTTGATAATCTTTCTGCTTTAGGTTCTATGATGGGTTCAGGTGGAATGATCGTAATGGATGAAACTACTTGTATGGTTGATGTTTCAAAGTTTTATCTTGAATTCACAGTTGAAGAATCTTGTGGAAAATGTACTCCATGTAGAATAGGTAATGTTAGATTATTAGAAATTCTTGACAGATTAACAAGTGGAAGAGGTTCTGAAAAAGATTTACAATTATTACAAGAACTTGGAAATATAATAAAAGATTCTTCACTTTGTGGTCTTGGTCAAACAGCCCCTAATCCTATTCTATCTACATATCATTATTTTAAAGATGAGTACGAAGCTCATGTTTATGATAAAAGCTGTCCTGCCGGAGCGTGTAAGAGTTTAGTTAAATATACTATAGATCCAGAAAAATGTGTTGGATGTACAGCTTGTGCGAGAGTTTGTCCTGTTGAAGCTATAAATGGCCAAATAAAGAAACCTCATGAAATAGATCAAGAAAAATGTATAAAATGTGGAGCTTGTTATGCTACTTGTAGATTCGGTGCAATAAGCAAAATATAG